The genomic window GCTTGGGCGATGGCAGCCGCGTTGACAAGGACAGCCTGCGGGTTGCGGCCTATGGCACGGTCGACGAAGCGAACAGTTGCATCGGTGTGGTGTTGGCGCAAGCGGGTGTGCCGGATGCCGTCAGCGCCTGTCTGACCCGGGTGCAGCATCAGCTGTTCGATCTGGGTGGCGAACTCTGCATTCCGGGCATGGCGCTGATACAGGATCGGGATATCGATGCGCTCGAACGTGATCTGGACGGCTTCAACGAACCGCTGCCTGCGCTCAAGGACTTCATCCTGCCCGGGGGCAGTGCCGCGACGGCACACTGTCATGTGGCCCGCACCGTCGTGCG from Rhodanobacteraceae bacterium includes these protein-coding regions:
- a CDS encoding cob(I)yrinic acid a,c-diamide adenosyltransferase; its protein translation is MGNRLSKIYTRTGDDGSTGLGDGSRVDKDSLRVAAYGTVDEANSCIGVVLAQAGVPDAVSACLTRVQHQLFDLGGELCIPGMALIQDRDIDALERDLDGFNEPLPALKDFILPGGSAATAHCHVARTVVRRAEREVISLSRAEAVRAEAIRYLNRLSDLLFVIARVLAREGGAGEVLWDRNKRG